Below is a genomic region from Gillisia sp. Hel_I_86.
AATCCGCGGACTGATTTTAAGAGCATCCAATTTTCACATTTTTCGTTCTTTTTAATTTTCCATAAAAATTAAGCATGAGTGTTTTTTGTTTTAACTAAAATCTTAAAAAAGTCAGCGTAACAGTTGCGAATGATCGGTTTTTAAATTCAGATTTGCCGTTATTTTTTTTGCGTATTTTCATTCTGAGCCATGAATTACAACGGTCTTGGTTAAGGCAAGTGGCGTGGAGTAGGGACAAGTTCTTGTCGGTTTAGTTGTTTTTTACTTGGTCTCTAAAATAACACTTTTCACCAGAATGCCCGCTATTCGCTCTTAGCATCCATGAAAAAGCAGTAATCGAGTATCTTTAATAATCACGATAAAAACTAAAGATATGGAAACCCGAGTTACTGCATTACCAAAGTTATTCATAGGAATTGATATTCACAAGAGAAGCTGGAAAATACATTGCAGCACCGATCTCTTTGGAGGTAAATCTTTTACGATGCCTCCAGAACCTGAGAAGTTATATGAGTACGTTCAGAAACATTTCTGTGATCACCAAGTAACTACTGCTTATGAGGCTGGTTGCTGTGGTTATTCTGCCCATCGCAGTTTTGAGGTCTTTGGTTGGAAATCCCTGGTTGTGAACCCAGCTGATATCCACCGTAAAGGAAAGGAGCGCTATACTAAAACAGACCGTATCGATGCGCAACTCATTAGCAGAGAGCTTAAAGATGGCCGTCTGGATGGTATCACTGTTCCAGATATAGAACGAGAAGGATTACGTAGTCTGTTTCGCCGTCGCAATGAACTGGTCAAGGACTTTCGTCGGATCAAAAGTAGGATCAAGATGCACTTGCTTTATTTCGGGATTAAAATTCCTGCAGAGTTCGATAATGATCATTGGAGCCATGCTTTTCGTCACTGGGTGGATAGCCAAGAGTTCCATTATCCCACCGCACAGGAAACGATGGCTAGCAAAATGCGGACTTTCCGGTTTATTGATAAAGAGCTTCGGGAAGTCTCAAGTCAGTTGAGAGCCTATTGCCGAAAACACTTCAAAAAAGATTACTATCTGTTAAGGAGTGTTCCGGGCATTGGAGGCATTGTAGCCGTAGGTATTTTGGCTGAACTAGGGGATCTAAGGCGCTTCAACACGCTTAAACATTTAGCGGGTTATGTTGGATTGGCTCCTGGGATCTATCAAAGCGGGGCTACTTCTAAGGCACTTGGCATGAACCCCCGTTGCCATCGGCTTATCCGATCGTATTTTGTGGAGGCTTCCTGGCAGGCGATAAGAACAGACCCTGTGATTCAGGCGTATTACCGCAAGCATATGGGCAAAGATGTGAAGAAAATAATAGTGAAGGTGGCCCATAAATTATTGAGCCGCACTTTAGCAGTGATAAAAACCGAAATCCCTTATGAGGTAGGGGTGATCGCATAAATAAAAATCAATACAATGACCAAGCTCAAACTAAATATCAAGCCTGTACCACAAAACATCGGTGGTGGCCATCTTGGACCACATTTTTTGTTAGCCAGTGGGCAGGTTTATTAACCATGATCATAGTGATGCTGGTGGCGCTCAGGAAGTGACCACAAATAGGATGCTGAGCAGGTTATTTTTGTGTTGAATTCTTACTGAAGCGAAGCTTCATCAAAAATTCAACACGTTAAAATTTTATAAGAATGAAATAAGAGAAATTAAAATATTATCTTTAAGAGAGAAGATTATTGCTTTTCATAGGAACCGATGTTGTGCATAGTGCTTTTTACGTTCTGCTTGGTTTTCCGATGTTTCTTATTGAGTTTGGACGTGAGCGCTGGCAAGACATACTCTTTTGTGATTTTTGGCTTTAGCTTTGGCTGGTGCGAATTGCAAATGTGTATGGCTTTTAGTGTTGGCTATTATTTTATGAACCGAATTTGCAAATTTAGATTGAAGTATAATTTTTCATTTTCTTCATAAATTTCTCCAAACCCGTGTCGGGAAGAACTTGCAGTATCAAGTTTGGTGTTATTTAACAAGTAGTCCTCAAACTCGTTTCTATTGTAAATGTGATAGCAAAGAACATCGCCATTTTCCTTGACGATTAAATAACCACCTGTTGCATCATATTTTCCTGTCCAAACTTGCGATGGCATCATTCCA
It encodes:
- a CDS encoding IS110 family transposase, which produces METRVTALPKLFIGIDIHKRSWKIHCSTDLFGGKSFTMPPEPEKLYEYVQKHFCDHQVTTAYEAGCCGYSAHRSFEVFGWKSLVVNPADIHRKGKERYTKTDRIDAQLISRELKDGRLDGITVPDIEREGLRSLFRRRNELVKDFRRIKSRIKMHLLYFGIKIPAEFDNDHWSHAFRHWVDSQEFHYPTAQETMASKMRTFRFIDKELREVSSQLRAYCRKHFKKDYYLLRSVPGIGGIVAVGILAELGDLRRFNTLKHLAGYVGLAPGIYQSGATSKALGMNPRCHRLIRSYFVEASWQAIRTDPVIQAYYRKHMGKDVKKIIVKVAHKLLSRTLAVIKTEIPYEVGVIA